The following is a genomic window from Neodiprion pinetum isolate iyNeoPine1 chromosome 3, iyNeoPine1.2, whole genome shotgun sequence.
GATTTTCTATAGGTGTCACAGACATCTCCCGCCTTCTCGCTCTGTTCAATTCTGCCTTTGTACCAGAGAATATGGTGTCCAAAACGCCAAGAAACAATTCCAGGATCGGTCGATTTTGTTGCTCGAAATTACTGTCGGGACTGGCCTTCTTTTCCGGACGTCTTTTGGGAAGCTCGATCGAATCCTCGGAACTCCATGAATCGGCAAAGATAGAAGCGATAATACACGATATTGCAACGATCAAAATACAATAACGATGAAAGGCCATCATTGTCTGACCTGTAGATTAAACGATCGATCAGTCGTTGAAACAAGCTTCAACGGTATTATCCAACTTTCGCTGACTGAACGGTCTATAAGGAACTGCTTACCTTGAAGAAGCATTATTATTACCGTATTGTATCCAAAGAGCTAATTCagcacatttttttccatgcCAATATTTCAACGTTCCAAGAAGGCACACTTTGCTCAACAGCTTATTAAACCAAATTCTTATAATCGTATGGAATATTTCTCCGAATTTAGGGTATACGCATCTATTCATACGTATAAAACGTCATACGAAGTTGAAACTGCGGTAAGAGATAGTAGAGAAATGACTATTTCCAATGTCGTTTAGAAATAGTCGACGCCGTGGTTAAAAACAGGCAACACGTACAATAATATTACTATACTTATAATTATGTTATAGGTAACGCAGAGTCCAAGATGAAAGGGATGAGAAcaataattgtttttacaCATCTGCAATAAAATTCATATACACTTCTTTAATTACAGCtatatacatttattcatTATCTAATCTGCAGAAGGAACAATATACCAGTAACGTAGGACGTCTGTCGTGTCAAAATACAAGCTTGTCCTTCTGTTTCAACTCTTATGCCAGTTATAGCATaacaaattataataatcgtCAATTTTTACGTATCACAAGGCATAACTCAAGACTAGAAGAGCGTCGATGAAGGTGCGATCTTGCTTCGAAAAGTTGTCCTCATGCACGGTCCAAATTCTCTTCGCGTTTGCAAATCCTTCTGCCAGATCAGCCAAGTTTGTAATATGAAAAGTCACGGGGCTGCAGAGGTCCTGAATTGTGGCCAGAAGAGCATCCCCGTTGTTAGTCTGAATGGCCACAGCATCTCCAGACTGAAGATTCTGTCCATTCAGCGCTGAAACTACGTTTGATCGTGGTAGCCTTACGTAAGTAGATCCCAACACCCGATCTGTTTGCGAAATCGAGCTTGCTGTAGAGATTTTACTCAACTCTGTCTTCACTGTTTTCAGAATACTGATCAGCTCTTGCGATTTTACTGAGCTGGAATTCGAATTTAAGCCGGAACTTAACTGTGAGAGTAATGACGCTAGAGTAAGGGATAGATCGGAtatggtattattattattcgtgtATCTAAACGTGCCAGATTTGATCGTATCTTGACTGCCGTCAGAATTTGTCTTAAACTTAGCTGACTGAATATAATAAGTCCCAGTCCTGACGATGCCCGACGCCGAATCTGTTTGTGTGAGAGTCCCTGTCCCAACCGTGTTCAACTCCCCGGAATAGGACTTGACTCGAATCAAGTGATCGTCGAACACGAATTGTGCCCCATTTATGATAGCAAGCGTTGAATCGGTGCTGATTGAATTCGTACTGGTGTACGAAGAATTTACGTAAATAAGGCCAGCGGTCTTCAGGTTCAAACTTCCGTCAGAATTATTAGTGTTAGAGGCCTCCTGGATCAGGTAAGTTCCTGCAGTATACTCGTTTGTATTCGGGTCCTTGATGTTGTAAACTCCCGTTCCAACCAGTCCGTTGCTCTCGGGTGTTGCAAAGATATGATCGTCGAATAGAAAGTATCCACCGTTACTCAACGGGCTGGGCTCTTCGACGAGAGATATAGTGCAGAATTTGGTCACGTACATGATTCCGGATTTGATCGTGTCTGTACTGCCGTCCGAATTGTATTTAGAAACGCTCGTCTCAACGACGAAGTTTCCAGTCACAGAGTTACCAGTTTTGGGATTAGTCAGAGTGTACGTTCCATCTTCCGTCACCATGGAAGCTCCGCTATCGTCGACGGTTACGCTCACATTATCATGGATCTCAAAGTTGGCTGGGTCTGAGATGTTCGTAGTCAGGCAGAAAGCATCATTGGGCAAGTTAACGGTAAATGTGCCCGACTCAACCACGTCGATTTCGCCCGGCGAACTCGACGTTGCCGAATAGTCGTTTACTTCAACATTTCCAGACCAAAAAACGTTTGTCACAGGGTCCGTGAAACTGAACCTCCCAGTTTTAGTAACGTTCACAACGTTTCCTTCGGAATCCAACTGTGGTACCATGTGCTGGTCCAATATAAAAGCCGCACCATCGATTATTATAGTTGTAGGATCAACCCCATGAACCGTAGAATCATTCGTCGAAGTTAAGGAATTTGCAATCGGAACAGACGAAGACGCTGGCACATTTCCGGAAGCGACTCGGCCTGAGTTGTTCGTGGAAGAACTTTGAGTAACTGGATTCTCCGGGTTAAGAATGTTCACAAGGAGATTTATAGTTTTGATTAATGTCGCCAAAGACGTGGTAGAGTTATCGGCGGCGGATCCTATACGATTGTCAATAGATGAACTGTAGGTTGTGGTGGCTGAACTGCTGGTGATAGTAGGCGAACCGCTCGTTGTAGTATGCCATTCGCTGGTTGAAATGGGCGAACCGCTGGATGTGGTAGACGAACTGTTGGTTGTGTTGTATGAACCGCTAGTGATATCAGGTGAACTACTCGTTGTAGTAGGCCACTCGCTGGGTATAGTAGGTGAACCGCTCGTTGTGGTAGGCGAATCGATGGTTGTGGTATCCGAACTGTTGGTTATGGTGGATGAACCGCTGGTGATAGTGGGTGAACTGCTCGTTGTGGTAGGCGAATCGATGGTTGTGGTAGCCGAACTGTTGGTTGTGGTGGATGAACCGCTGGTGATAGTAGGTGAACTGCTCGTTGTAGTAGGCCACTCGCTGGTTGAAATAGGCAAACCGCTGGATGTGGTAGACGAACTGTTGGTTGTGGTGGATGAACCGCTGGTGATAGTAGGTGAACTGCTCGTTGTGGTAGGCGAATCGATGGTTGTGGTAGCCGAACTGTTGGTTGTGGTGGATGAACTGCTGGTGATAGTAGGTGAACTGCTCGTTGTAGTAGGCCACTCGCTGGTTGAAATAGGCAAACCGCTGGATGTGGTAGACGAACTGTTGGTTGTGGTGGATGAACCGCTGGTGATAGTAGGTGAACTGCTCGTTGTGGTAGGTGAATCGATGGTTGTGGTAGCCGAAGTGTTGGTTGTGGTGGATGAACCGCTGGTGATAGTAGATGAAGTGCTCGTTGTAGTAGGCCACTCGCTGTTTGAAATGGGCAAACCGCTGGATGTGGTAGACGAACTGTTGGTTGTGGTGGATGAATCACTGGTGATAGTAGGTGAACTGCTCGTTGTGGTAGGCGAATCGATGGTTGTGGTAGCCGAACTGTTGGTTGTGGTGGATGAACTGCTGGTGATAGTAGGTGAACTGCTCGTTGTAGTAGGCCACTCGCTGGTTGAAATAGGCAAACCGCTGGATGTGGTAGACGAACTGTTGGTTGTGGTGGATGAACCGCTGGTGATAGTAGGTGAACTGCTCGTTGTGGTAGGCGAATCGATGGTTGTGGTAGCCGAACTGTTGGTTGTGGTGGATGAACTGCTGGTGATAGTAGGTGAAGTGCTCGTTGTAGTAGGCCACTCGCTGGTTGAAATAGGCAAACCGCTGGATGTGGTAGACGAACTGTTGGTTGTGGTGGATGAACCGCTGGTGACAGTAGGTGAACTGCTCGTTGTAGTAGACCACTCGCTGGTTAAAATAGGCAAACCGCTAGATGTGGTAGACGAACTGTTGGTTGTGGTGGATGAACCGCTGGTGATAGTAGATAAACCACTGCTCATTGTAGCTAAAATGTTGCTACTcagtttatcaaattttgtgaTATCCGTAGACCCGTCAAGATGGTTGATTGTTATGATATTCTGAACCACATAAGTATCAGATATTGTCACGCCAGTAGTGGGATTTGTTCGATTGAATTTACCAGTGGTAACTGGGCTAGTTTGCCCGAGGGGGTTCATAACATAAGTCTTGTGCTCCTTGAATACCACATTTTCTCCAACTGCATCCTCGTCACCATCAACATACAATATCGCAGTTGTCGTCGTATCGTCGGATCCATCAGGATTTGTTATGCTGGTCATCTGCTGAATCACGGCAGTCCCTGACTCGTATTTTCCAGTTTCAGGATCTGTAATTTCGATAACCGCAGTACCAAGGTTGCCATTGTAATCTGATTCGTTAAAGATATGATAACTGATCAGGGAATAGTCACCGCTGCCAAGAGTGGAAAGTACATCACTCGATGATGTGGAATCTGAATCCTGTACAGCCAGTACTCCTGACTTGATTATTTCCTTACTACCGTCAGCATTCAATTTGAATATACTGTTTTCAACGACAAAGGTCCCAGATACAAAAGCACCAGTAACGGGATCCGTCAAAGTGTATGTACCGATGTCATTTACCGTCGGGCTCCCGTCATCAGAGGTCCCCGTAACGATAGTTTCTTGTACCGTGTAATGTGCTCGCCTTTTGATCCGCGGTGCAGTAGACAAATCGGAGGTAGTCTGTGGTAGATACGTCGTGCACACTCCAGATCTTTCATAAACAGTAATCCCATCGTCATCAGAATCAACTGTCATATTCTGAACGCCGTACGACCCAGACCACGAGATCTTCGTGTTAGGGTCCGTGAACTTGTACGTTCCACTGCGCACGCTTTTGAGGACGTTTCCACCCGAATCTTTCAGTTCCAGAACCTGCTCTTTGATGATAAAGTTTTCTCCATTACTAACTATGACCGTTGCGTCGTAGAGCGGAACTGGATTGCTTGTATCACTGGGGGCAGGATCTAAAGCGCCTAAAATAATTGAGACATCGTCTTGTGGCGTGTTGCTCAACAATGCGATGAGCATTTCAACTGCACCCACTGGATTCGTCTGTGAAGACTCATTCACGGATTTCAGCAAATCGTCAACCTTTTGCAGAGTTGAAAGAGTGGTTTTGCTTGGGTCCGAGGAAGTGGGCACATCTCCAGCCGATGAGTTTTCAGACTTTGCAAGGTTTaggaaaatttgaatcgcCAATTTTACGAGTTTCGTATTGTCACCAAATATGGATTTCCCTAACTGGCTAATATCGACAAGATACTCTGATTCCAGAGTTTCGAGGTCGGCTGTATCGAACGGCAGACTCTGAGAACTCACCACGACAGCTGTCGGGTCCGTTTGGATCAGAACGTTGTATAGTGcttcttcaaaatttataatcgaaTTATAGATGTTCCCAGCCCTGACGTTGGCGTCCTCTTGAATAGCCTGTTTTACAATAGCAACATTCTGCCGCACAACATCTATGATATCACATCCAGAACCTCCTCCAGATACTACCGCCTTCACCACGGCTTCCACCAAATTCGAGAGTAGGTATTGCAGCTTTTCGGAGTTGTCGTTTTGAACCACTGTTACAACCGATGTTTCCAGGTCATTCAAGGTACTGCAAATTGTCGAAAGTGAGATTTGACTCTGCCCAGTCAACGCCAGGGTCAATGATGTAATCCAATCGGTTACCGCATCTGTCACATTACTCGGTGCATCAGTAGCCTCCAATTCTCTATTCAACACAATCGCTTTGCTGCACAGGTTGGGCAGCTCAGCATTGCGGAGCTGTCCAGTGACAATATTGGTGATCGTTTTGTAGAGAGCATCCAATGCTGTATTTACAACCCTTGCACTTCTTCGATTCATAAAACTAGAAACCAGGCCCTTGACATTATTGTACTGAATAGTTAAAGCGTTGATCGTGACATCAGAAATAGCTAGTGAGGCCGATGGATGATTAGCTACGCTGACACTCTTCGAATTGATAGTTCCAAGTTGGGTGATCAAGTTTTGAAAGAGGACAGCGACTTGATCATCAGGTGCTCTGTTAGTCGAAGTGTCGACTGAGGGTGAGGCTGCGCCGATACTTGGAACATTGTACGAGTAAGTCGGACTGGATGAAGACAGCTGGTTGAGTAGGAACTTAGCCTGGTTCAGCAACTTTAGCTTTTCAATCACTGAGCTACCCGTGGATGCCAAACTCGAAGGATTTGAGTTCACGTACGGTGCCAGCCATTGTGCACAGTAGGATGGTGCAGCAAGAGTACCGTCCAGCcataaaattgtgaaaagCAGGACACAGAAGGAAGCTGTGCTCCCCTTAATTTTCCTCATGACGAGACAGAGATTCACTGAGGattggaataaaaaacgaGCTTCATATAGTCCATTTGCGAAATTGGCAGAAAGTGATTAAACACGTGGGTCGTGTCCGTAATCGCTAACATcgcgtttttctttcttttatcgcTTACGATAAAGCACTATCAGGAGGTATTTAACTTTTGCATCAGCACaacaattattgttatatataAATCTTGCATATCATTATTCGAGCAGCACCAGATTGCGCCCAATTCTTAGAAGTGAAAACAGTATAGTCTACTTTCGATACGATATCCTGTATTCAATGAAAACTCGGAAAATTTGTAAGAATTTGTATCAGCTTGCAAAACAGATACCCAGAATATTAACGGGGTCAAAAAGTTTTGCAATTTAATAAGGCAAAGAGAAGGATTGGGATGGATATTGACACATAAATACTtgaatagaaatttatttatttatgtacctGTACAGTCATTTGCGAAATCACtagttttttcattcattagGCTCAAATATGTTACCCGCAGGCTCAATCACGCCATGATTCCCAAACGGAACGATGCGttctaagataaaaattgtgaTATCGTAAATACATTCTTATTGGAAAGGTGAAACTTTCACTGAAGGCCATTTCTGAAACGTACATCATTGCAGTCGGGACAGCCACCGCATTCGCAAGCGGGAACCAACACTCTATCCACTGTGGCGGTTAAACCTGTGAGCATTTTTACAGGAGGTGCCTGTGCTGGGGTTTCAACAGCAATTGGAAGTTTACCAAGTAGCCACGGATTCTGTTCAACGGGATCTTGGAACGATACCGACAGACACGGCTTGCACCTAAAACAGAACATTAATATAAAGATCTGTGCTTCCCGGAAAATAATTGCAAGGCAACTCTGTCTGAACAGAAatcgtgtataaatttatgagGCTTGAAATAGGCATACTCTTCGTCAGTCTGTCGATGATATTTACATTTTACGCTTATTATTACTTACGTTGGTTTCTCGACAGTCACTGCTGTTTTGACAGCAGCATCAAATGTGTACAATGGTTTTGGATTACTTCGAGGTTGATGTTGAACCGTAACACCGTAGGTGCTGCCACATAGATTATCGCAAGGCTTTTGGACAATCGGTGTTTGAATTTTGACAGGAACACGAAGGCGAGTGGAGCTCTGTCTAGGTTGTTCTGTTATTGAGTATCCGTAAGTCCTCAATTTTTCCACGGGGTACGATGGCACTTGCGGGACCTAGGTGACCAGTTATAATTAGTTCTACATGCATATATctacttttataattttcagaattcatCTCGAGGCAAGTTGAAGTTTAAATTCAACTAATACTCGAATTATCGAATACCTGTATAGAGTACGGAAGCGACTCCTTGCAGAAACAGGGGTCTCCGTATGTGACGATTTGTGGCGCAGAAGGAACAACAGATATGGGACTACCGCAGTTTGGAGGCAGATCACCGTACCCTGGACGAGACTCAGCGATCACGGTAAGTGAGACCAGCGCGGCCACGAAGACCCAAGTCCGTGTCGATCTCATGATCTTCGAATTGGTGAATGAAAAGTGCCCAAAGTACTTTCATGTGATACATATAGACCGTAATGACGCAATACCACTTCCTGTTTGCTTGCTACTGTTTTCCGCAAACGCTAAACACCTCGTTGCGAAGTACTTTCGCTTCCTTAACACTAAACTGATCATTATTTACGCAATTGGGCAACCGACTTGCGCGTGTTTTCAAAGCCAAAATGCTAAGCTACACGCTAAAGAATGCAAGTTCAGAGTATTTCGTACGCGTACGTAATACTGCAAATGAGTAAATTGGAATTCTCTGGATAATCTGTAAAGGAGTATTGCATCTCTGTTTTTCTCTTCCATTTTTCTGCCTGACAGGAAGTAACCGATCACCGCGTCGCAAGAAGCGCGGTTTCTTCGCAGGGTCGTATAAGCAGCACGAGGTCGAACGGGGATGTGCTTTTGCTATTTGATGGCCGCTGGCAGTATATACACACTCGTTCCACAAGGGTGACTTCGTATAGTGGCTTTCGAGTGGCTGTCATCAGCTCATAACCGTTCCCCTGTGCTTCGGAAACATACGATCGGCGCGCGAAGCCAGATGGCATACGCACATGGGCGCCCAGACTCATATCCAGGGTTCTTTCCTTGGGAGAAAATTATGGACTGACGACAGGCCGTCATACACTCGGAAGTAGTAAATGTACCTATTATAGTCGGGGGCTTTTTAGCTCCGAAAATACCTATCGCATCTTCAACACTTTTACACCATCATAAGTAATCACTCGTCGATCTCTACTAAAAGAATCTCAGAAATCTCTCCAAACGTTactcgaatatatttttacacacAGCATCGGCATGAGAAGATTTTTAAGAAAGCAATCAATTGCCCGTCGACGCCTACTCACTGTAATTGTtacagtaataaataaatgaacatcGACGAATGGTTCGtataacattttattcaacaatttgaaCAACCGTCGCAAGGTGAAAACTGAAAAGTTTTCCCTAAATCGCAAGAAATTCGCATAGACCAAAGTGGCAGTAATACGAAAGTGCGATAATTCGTAATCGCTGTACGATGAGTATTCATTCTGTTATCAGCTTCAAAGTTTTGTCTTGGTTAACTGAATATATAACCACGTAATACGGAACAGAAGtcacaacaaaatttttcactcacggTATCTTTAATTAGTCACCACCTGCGCGGTATTTCTCATTGCCACGAATTTTCTTATCATATCGACGGAAAGCATCGAGTTTATAAGTTTTCTAAAGATTCATGTATCCGTGATAGTTTCGCAAACATGGTTTCAATTTGCTCAAATTTACGCGAGAACAATGCGCCGAAGCGATTCACATCTTGcttttgaagaataaaaaaaatcataaaatggCAATTATTTTTGAAGTCTCGACATTTTCAAGCCGCAgaagtaaataaatacgtCTTGAACGAACTCGGAAAACAATCTCTCATATAATATGgtattaaatattcattagTACCTAAcatctatctatctgtctGACATACTATGAAAGTACATGCAGGAGAATTTCACATAATTGAGGATATAGGTAATAagaatttaacaatttttcttcttgccATAAGTAAtggtaaaattcaaaacaaaggtACGTGTAGTgaaatacttttattttttgggaAAGGGCACATGATGGCACAAGGGTTACGGACTAGCAATACCGGAGCAGTTTTCATTGGCCAGCATCGACCGGAAGTAAGAATACTCCTATCCGATTACAGTTCCGTCTCAATCATTTTCCACAGCCATATCCGTTTTGGGCATGAGCCGAAGCTCTGAGCCTTGCGAGGAATCCGCTGCTACCGTTATAGTTTTCGGAATCTTCGACGCTGTAGCTGTCATCACTGTCGAAGGCCTGCTCGTAGCTGGCATCGCTGTAATAGTCATCGTCGGTATCCTTGTTGGGCTGACTTTGGACGATTACGTTTCCGCTGCGATATCCAGGAACCGTTGGTCCCAGAGCACC
Proteins encoded in this region:
- the LOC124215520 gene encoding uncharacterized protein, with amino-acid sequence MRKIKGSTASFCVLLFTILWLDGTLAAPSYCAQWLAPYVNSNPSSLASTGSSVIEKLKLLNQAKFLLNQLSSSSPTYSYNVPSIGAASPSVDTSTNRAPDDQVAVLFQNLITQLGTINSKSVSVANHPSASLAISDVTINALTIQYNNVKGLVSSFMNRRSARVVNTALDALYKTITNIVTGQLRNAELPNLCSKAIVLNRELEATDAPSNVTDAVTDWITSLTLALTGQSQISLSTICSTLNDLETSVVTVVQNDNSEKLQYLLSNLVEAVVKAVVSGGGSGCDIIDVVRQNVAIVKQAIQEDANVRAGNIYNSIINFEEALYNVLIQTDPTAVVVSSQSLPFDTADLETLESEYLVDISQLGKSIFGDNTKLVKLAIQIFLNLAKSENSSAGDVPTSSDPSKTTLSTLQKVDDLLKSVNESSQTNPVGAVEMLIALLSNTPQDDVSIILGALDPAPSDTSNPVPLYDATVIVSNGENFIIKEQVLELKDSGGNVLKSVRSGTYKFTDPNTKISWSGSYGVQNMTVDSDDDGITVYERSGVCTTYLPQTTSDLSTAPRIKRRAHYTVQETIVTGTSDDGSPTVNDIGTYTLTDPVTGAFVSGTFVVENSIFKLNADGSKEIIKSGVLAVQDSDSTSSSDVLSTLGSGDYSLISYHIFNESDYNGNLGTAVIEITDPETGKYESGTAVIQQMTSITNPDGSDDTTTTAILYVDGDEDAVGENVVFKEHKTYVMNPLGQTSPVTTGKFNRTNPTTGVTISDTYVVQNIITINHLDGSTDITKFDKLSSNILATMSSGLSTITSGSSTTTNSSSTTSSGLPILTSEWSTTTSSSPTVTSGSSTTTNSSSTTSSGLPISTSEWPTTTSTSPTITSSSSTTTNSSATTTIDSPTTTSSSPTITSGSSTTTNSSSTTSSGLPISTSEWPTTTSSSPTITSSSSTTTNSSATTTIDSPTTTSSSPTITSDSSTTTNSSSTTSSGLPISNSEWPTTTSTSSTITSGSSTTTNTSATTTIDSPTTTSSSPTITSGSSTTTNSSSTTSSGLPISTSEWPTTTSSSPTITSSSSTTTNSSATTTIDSPTTTSSSPTITSGSSTTTNSSSTTSSGLPISTSEWPTTTSSSPTITSGSSTTTNSSATTTIDSPTTTSSSPTITSGSSTITNSSDTTTIDSPTTTSGSPTIPSEWPTTTSSSPDITSGSYNTTNSSSTTSSGSPISTSEWHTTTSGSPTITSSSATTTYSSSIDNRIGSAADNSTTSLATLIKTINLLVNILNPENPVTQSSSTNNSGRVASGNVPASSSVPIANSLTSTNDSTVHGVDPTTIIIDGAAFILDQHMVPQLDSEGNVVNVTKTGRFSFTDPVTNVFWSGNVEVNDYSATSSSPGEIDVVESGTFTVNLPNDAFCLTTNISDPANFEIHDNVSVTVDDSGASMVTEDGTYTLTNPKTGNSVTGNFVVETSVSKYNSDGSTDTIKSGIMYVTKFCTISLVEEPSPLSNGGYFLFDDHIFATPESNGLVGTGVYNIKDPNTNEYTAGTYLIQEASNTNNSDGSLNLKTAGLIYVNSSYTSTNSISTDSTLAIINGAQFVFDDHLIRVKSYSGELNTVGTGTLTQTDSASGIVRTGTYYIQSAKFKTNSDGSQDTIKSGTFRYTNNNNTISDLSLTLASLLSQLSSGLNSNSSSVKSQELISILKTVKTELSKISTASSISQTDRVLGSTYVRLPRSNVVSALNGQNLQSGDAVAIQTNNGDALLATIQDLCSPVTFHITNLADLAEGFANAKRIWTVHEDNFSKQDRTFIDALLVLSYAL
- the LOC124213784 gene encoding uncharacterized protein yields the protein MRSTRTWVFVAALVSLTVIAESRPGYGDLPPNCGSPISVVPSAPQIVTYGDPCFCKESLPYSIQVPQVPSYPVEKLRTYGYSITEQPRQSSTRLRVPVKIQTPIVQKPCDNLCGSTYGVTVQHQPRSNPKPLYTFDAAVKTAVTVEKPTCKPCLSVSFQDPVEQNPWLLGKLPIAVETPAQAPPVKMLTGLTATVDRVLVPACECGGCPDCNDVRFRNGLQ